Sequence from the Pristiophorus japonicus isolate sPriJap1 unplaced genomic scaffold, sPriJap1.hap1 HAP1_SCAFFOLD_246, whole genome shotgun sequence genome:
tattgggaatgttgttGTGCGATTgttttttccagggaagcctctcttacggcactccgaagccggctctttagctcgggattttcagttgctcagccggcctagcgaccTGAGAGAGGTGAACACCTCCCTTCGCGCTACACCCCACTCTCAGGGCACAGCAACCGAATTTGTTGGCTGCCGTCGCTAACCAGTTCCTGCAGCAAAATCTACCGCGCCCTCAGAATCctcaaaccgaaaatccagcccttattcTTGTCTCTCTGGCCCCTCGTTCTGGagcctcaactactggaaacaggcGGCTTCTGTCTACCCTGGCACATCCTTTCATCGTTTCAAACACTTCCGTCATATCACCCCGTGATCAGCGTTGCACTAATTTTTCACCCAATGTGCTGCACAGTCTGTCCCACCACTGAGCGGGAACAATTGCTGCAACTCACTGTGTTTGGTTTTCTTGTGCAGGAAGGAATGGTCCAGGATGCTGAAGCTGAAGATCTTGAACACGGTGGCTCCATCGTACTTTCTCGGAGTGTCCATCACCACCATGATCTTGCAGAGTTTTGTTTTCATTCCCGCGATCTTTGACGATGACCTCCGCCGGCCATGGTCCTACTGTGGCTGCCACTTCACTTTTTTTCTCTACGTGTCGGCAAACGTTTTGGGCAACTATTTCTTGATCCTGTGGTACCCATCAGAGAGCCTGCAGGCCAGCAGCATCTGCGCCGACGGCAACAAAACCCTGCTGCCTGGCAGCCACTTCTGCAAGTTGTGCAGCAAAGTCATCCTGAGGCGGGACCACCATTGCTTCTTCACGGCAAACTGTATCGGGAACAGGAATATGCGTTACTTCCTGATGTTTGGATGGTACACCTCCATCGTCTGTCTCTACTCCCTGGTGGTCGGTGTAGCGTACCTGAGCGTGGAATACCAGCTCTCCTTCGAGAATCCacttacattcctcaccctcctccccctctccttcttccacTTCTTCTTCAGTATGATCCCATCTTTCCAGCTGTTCCTGGTCCTGATGCTGTATATCTGGCTGGGGATCGGACTGACCTGCACTGGTTTCTGCTGCCAGCAGATCCTCCTGGTAGCCCGAGGGCGTACCTGGTACCATCTGAAGAAAGGGATGCCAGCAGTCCGTTGCACATCCTGGGGGGTCAATCTTCAGGATGTGTTCGGGAAACGTTGGTTGTTGGGATTCTTCTTCCCGATTCCAACAGTACATTTCGATCCAAAGGACAAATAGAACTGAATCCCAACGCTCTCCATGCTCATCACACCCACTGTACTGAATCCCGACACTCCCCATGCTCATCACACCCGAAATACTGAATCCCGACACTCCCTATGCGCATCACACCCACTGTACTGAATCCCGACACTCCCCACGCTCATCACACCCGAAATACTGAATCCCGACACTCCCCATGCTCATCACACCCACTGTACTGAATCCAGACACTCCCCATGCTCATCACACCCGAAATAATGAATCCCGACACTCCCCATGCGCATCACACCCGAAATACTGAATCCTGACACTCCCCATGCTCATCGTACCCACTGTACTGAATCCCGACACTCCCCATGCTCATCGTACCCACTGTACTGAATCCCGACACTCCCCATGCTCATCACACCCACTGTACTGAATCCCAACACTCCCCATGCGCATCGCACTCACTGTACCGAatctcaacactccccatgcgcatCGCACCCACTGTACTGAATCCCGACACTCCCCATGCGCATCACACCCACTGTACTGAATCCCGACACTCCCCATGCTCATGATACCCACTGTACTGAGTCCCGACACTCCCCATGCGCATCACACCCACTGTACTGAATCCCAACACTCCCCATGCGCATCACACCCACTGTACTGAATCCCGACACTCCCCatgctcatcacacccgactgaatcCCGACACTCCCCATGCTCATCACACCCACTGTACTGAATCCCGACACTCCCCATGCGCATCACACCCACTGTACTGAATCCCGACACTCCCCATGCTCATCACACCCGAAATACTGAATCCTGACACTCCCCATGCTCATCACACCCACTGTACTGAATCCCAACACTCCCCATGCGCATCAAACCCACTGTACTGAATCCCAACACACCCCATGCGCATCACACCCACTGTACTGAATCCCGACACTCCCCATGCTCATCACACCCGAAATACTGAATCCCGACACTCCCCATGCTCATCACACCCACTGTACTGAATCCCGACACTCCCCACGCTCATCACACCCGAAATACTGAATCCCGACACTCCCCATGCTCATCACACCCACTGCACTGAATCCCGACACTCCCCA
This genomic interval carries:
- the zdhhc22 gene encoding palmitoyltransferase ZDHHC22, whose amino-acid sequence is MLKLKILNTVAPSYFLGVSITTMILQSFVFIPAIFDDDLRRPWSYCGCHFTFFLYVSANVLGNYFLILWYPSESLQASSICADGNKTLLPGSHFCKLCSKVILRRDHHCFFTANCIGNRNMRYFLMFGWYTSIVCLYSLVVGVAYLSVEYQLSFENPLTFLTLLPLSFFHFFFSMIPSFQLFLVLMLYIWLGIGLTCTGFCCQQILLVARGRTWYHLKKGMPAVRCTSWGVNLQDVFGKRWLLGFFFPIPTVHFDPKDK